Proteins encoded together in one Electrophorus electricus isolate fEleEle1 chromosome 9, fEleEle1.pri, whole genome shotgun sequence window:
- the tor2a gene encoding prosalusin, translating into MLILEIQLVPLVAESSTDCYTSAIQLNMELWSEGETMILLSLLVYFMSTVKCFEMKTIYCTISDSCDCDFKPNIQGLEWDLYKNVYGQHLAQDIVSESVARFLQNENPDRPLVLSFHGASGTGKSMVSTMLGRYLYGTAMGSTYIHQYVPTLHFPLADRVRQYRSELKRWVLGNLTACARSIFIFDEMEKMPPGVIDVLEPFLGPSHVVFQTNYRKAIYVFISTVGKEVINKVALESRQAERDREEIQPEELEEAIADAVYNNKNSGFYNSKIISEKRIAHFVPFLPLLRRHVERCAQRELCQRGVCQRRDVATAVGGAMSYMPQVGQHFSSTGCKLVPAKVNLFL; encoded by the exons atgttaattttagaaATACAACTAGTGCCTCTAGTGGCTGAATCAAGCACCGACTGCTACACCTCTGCCATCCAGCTGAATATGGAGCTGTGGTCTGAGGGAGAAACTAtgattttattgtcattgttggtttattttatgTCCACGGTTAAATGTTTTGAGATGAAAACGATATATTGCACAATATCGGATAGTTGTGACTGTGACTTCAAACCGAACATACAGG GTCTGGAGTGGGacctttataaaaatgtatatgggCAACATCTGGCACAAGATATAGTCTCAGAGTCAGTAGCGAGGTTCCTGCAGAACGAGAACCCAGACAGACCATTGGTGTTGTCATTCCATGGAGCATCAGGGACTGGTAAAAGTATGGTCAGCACAATGCTGGGCCGCTACCTGTATGGAACAGCCATGGGAAGCACATACATCCATCAGTATGTTCCCACGCTGCACTTTCCCTTAGCTGACCGAGTGAGGCAATATAGG TCAGAACTGAAGCGCTGGGTGCTGGGTAACCTTACAGCCTGTGCTCGCTCAATTTTTATCTTTGATGAGATGGAGAAGATGCCTCCAGGAGTGATTGATGTGCTTGAACCATTCCTTGGACCTTCACATGTTGTTTTCCAGACCAACTACCGCAAGGCCATTTATGTTTTTATCAG CACTGTAGGTAAAGAAGTCATTAATAAAGTGGCACTGGAGAGCCGACAGGCAGAACGAGACCGAGAGGAAATCCAgccagaggagctggaggaggctaTTGCTGATGCTGTGTACAACAATAAGAATA GCGGATTCTACAATTCCAAAATCATTTCAGAAAAGCGAATAGCTCATTTTGTGCCCTTCCTGCCCTTGCTACGGCGCCACGTGGAACGTTGTGCCCAGCGGGAGCTGTGCCAGCGGGGTGTGTGCCAGCGCAGAGATGTGGCCACAGCAGTAGGGGGCGCCATGTCATACATGCCACAGGTTGGCCAACACTTCTCAAGCACCGGGTGCAAACTAGTACCTGCCAAAGTCAATCTTTTCCTCTGA
- the sh2d3cb gene encoding SH2 domain containing 3Cb, producing the protein MENRGEYVMFSKETCLLDAPAEKLRKELEEELRLSNSNLQSHGWYHGRIPWEVSDSLVLQDGDFLIRDSLTSLGDYVLTCRWNQQVLHFLISKVLLRSSDTYVRAQYILEGEAFDSIPTLVHFYVGNPTPLTKQSGAHIYTPVNRTLPVHYLETMFGQAQASPERTPLNSPVHGKVNLKKRGSIAVTEALEIELINPEREAIKSFVGNLEQQVVLTSSTTPLNTLCRRRRSSSCNRKFVVVPSSPVLERPSETQLYPSATANSAVICLEPTLNIWPTMKQSDHSTTAESSTLLSNPAISPLSHSHIEPPHSGQENQTVTGLMGEDNEDYLMPLVVETASSFRPSMYQSPLLPTENKPLETGVLKRVKKVLTDADTKAIAMHITKVDCMVSQIFDIPNERTRGMGVSSGMELLTLPHGHHLRQDLLERFHTMSIMLAVEMLGCTGSVDERGALLHRAISLAFELKSNLANMYGFAAVMRVLELPQIARLQKTWMVLRQKYTESAVLYEKTLRPSLKRMNDGKEVCNLLETTIPHMLPLLVLLEKTAVTLEGSESWESLDTGMDSVLWHLDTARSIASHGDTFCSNAKAKLQGFQEHPDILEVFLTEFQMRLLWGSQGAEKSREERYEKFDKVLTALSNRLEPPQSAQ; encoded by the exons ATGGAAAATAGAGGCGAATATGTGATG TTTTCAAAAGAGACATGCCTGTTGGATGCACCAGCGGAGAAATTGAGGAAAGAGCTGGAAGAAGAGCTGAGACTCAGCAACAGCAATTTACAAAGTCATGGCTGGTACCATGGCCGCATACCTTGGGAG GTATCAGACTCTCTGGTGCTACAGGATGGGGATTTCCTGATTCGGGATTCTCTTACCAGTTTAGGAGACTATGTCTTAACCTGCCGCTGGAATCAGCAGGTTCTCCACTTCTTAATCAGCAAAGTTCTCCTAAGATCCAGTGATACATATGTACGGGCACAGTATATTCTGGAGGGAGAAGCATTTGACTCCATTCCGACCTTGGTCCATTTCTATGTGGGCAATCCGACTCCCCTAACCAAGCAAAGTGGGGCACATATCTATACCCCAGTAAACAGGACTCTGCCAGTGCATTACCTGGAGACAATGTTTGGCCAGGCTCAAGCTAGTCCAGAGAGGACTCCACTGAACTCACCTGTGCACGGGAAGGTAAACCTGAAGAAAAGAGGTAGCATTGCTGTAACAGAGGCTCTGGAAATAGAGCTAATTAATCCTGAGAG GGAGGCAATCAAGAGCTTTGTTGGAAACCTCGAACAGCAAGTTGTACTGACTTCATCGACCACTCCACTGAACACAC TCTGCAGACGTAGAAGGAGTTCATCATGCAACAGGAAGTTTGTTGTGGTCCCATCATCACCCGTTCTGGAAAGACCCAGTGAAACACagctgtatccctctgccacaGCAAATAGTGCAGTGATTTGTTTGGAGCCTACACTCAACATCTGGCCTACCATGAAACAGTCCGATCACAGTACTACAGCAGAGTCCAGCACCCTACTGTCCAACCCAGCCATCTCACCACTGAGCCATAGTCACATAGAGCCTCCCCACAGTGGACAAGAGAACCAAACTGTGACCGGCCTAATGGGGGAGGACAATGAGGATTATTTAATGCCTCTCGTAGTTGAAACAGCCTCTAGTTTCAGACCCAGCATGTACCAGTCACCCCTGCTGCCCACAGAGAACAAACCCCTAGAGACAGGAGTGCTGAAGAGAGTTAAGAAAGTGCTAACAGATGCTGATACAAAGGCAATTGCCATGCACATCACAAAAGTCGACTGCATG GTTTCTCAAATATTTGACATACCCAATGAGAGAACACGAGGAATGGGAGTGAGTTCTGGAATGGAGTTACTTACTCTCCCTCATGGACATCATCTCAGACAAGACCTGCTAGAAAG GTTCCACACCATGTCCATCATGCTGGCGGTAGAGATGTTGGGTTGCACAGGTAGTGTGGATGAAAGGGGGGCCCTATTGCACAGAGCTATCTCTCTGGCTTTTGAGCTGAAGAGTAACCTGGCCAACATGTACGGCTTTGCTGCAGTTATGAGAGTCTTGGAACTACCACAG ATTGCTCGGTTGCAGAAGACGTGGATGGTTTTACGCCAGAAATACACAGAAAGCGCTGTCCTGTATGAGAAAACCCTCAGGCCCTCTTTGAAGAGAATGAATGATGGAAAGG AGGTCTGCAATCTTTTGGAGACAACTATTCCTCATatgctccctctgctggtcctACTGGAGAAGACTGCAGTCACTCTTGAAGGGTCTGAGTCATGGGAAAGTCTTGACACAGGGATGGACTCTGTACTGTGGCATTTAGACACTGCACGTTCCATTGCATCCCATGGGGACACCTTCTGCTCCAATGCAAAGGCAAAGCTACAAG GATTCCAGGAGCACCCAGACATTCTAGAAGTTTTCTTGACAGAGTTCCAAATGCGACTTCTGTGGGGCAGCCAGGGAGCAGAGAAGAGCCGAGAAGAGCGCTACGAGAAGTTTGACAAAGTGCTAACAGCTCTGTCCAACAGGCTGGAACCTCCTCAGTCAGCACAATAA
- the cfap157 gene encoding cilia- and flagella-associated protein 157 — translation MPPKKNGKKGVDKPTKKEGMGSGEKGVPDDELSEEGKEFYRAQIRDLEERLEKYQQKCDELEVREKDFSTSYNIVEREKKDIVLYLKRSLTQKEEEFTDLSNKLQALQVAKDAEKESFEMQLSILRHELQENKDKLTSENMALAGKLAALEEFSVQRDELMSLLVSLKEQLAQQKQEHQTTIYNLERKAILDNDRLKKEMQQHVAAVAAEFRRVSDRKMPETTMRAIHENVWVTAQLRQLTDKQKEMLEENDALKAREKQLKREMEIMEPLLNEMTRKNLGNQKVVQQLTEKCKQMIAEVENCNRRKEAHQQLLDTHSALQKGHDALSQKHNSVMDELDRKRAEAERLQKELQEEKAQRGRVEAVLQEAATALVDALREVPKEEDSEAQALARRGHMMQKLLDILDSAVAIGNGPAPSDFIPTADLTQKPTIKPRMESVTLDLLAPMPKPSSQLSHFKTGDLGLVPRQTHTCSTVLSKTGPLTKGTQLYLQRKQQSQKRTKPFKALAEGEMCTLKPEA, via the exons ATGCCCCCTaaaaagaatggaaagaagGGTGTAGACAAGCCAACCAAGAAAGAAGGCATGGGATCTGGAGAAAAAGGCGTTCCTGATGATGAGTTATCCGAGGAAGGCAAAGAATTTTACCGGGCTCAAATACGAGACTTGGAAGAGCGACTAGAAAA ATATCAACAGAAATGTGACGAGCTGGAAGTTCGGGAGAAAGATTTTTCCACCAGCTACAACattgtagagagagagaagaaggacaTAGTGCTCTATCTGAAACGCTCCTTGACCCAAAAAGAGGAAGAGTTCACTGATCTGTCAAATAAGCTTCAGGCATTACAAGTAGCCAAAGATGCCGAGAAGGAGTCGTTTGAGATGCAGCTGAGCATTCTTCGCCATGAGCTTCAGGAGAATAAAGACAAGCTCACTTCAGAGAATATGGCCCTAG CGGGGAAGTTAGCTGCTCTGGAGGAATTCAGTGTGCAGAGAGATGAGCTAATGTCTCTGCTGGTGTCTCTAAAAGAACAGCTGGCACAACAGAAGCAGGAGCACCAAACAACCATCTACAATCTGGAGAGGAAGGCCATCCTGGACAATGACAG ACTGAAGAAAGAGATGCAGCAGCATGTGGCTGCTGTAGCTGCCGAATTCCGCCGAGTCTCGGACCGGAAGATGCCAGAGACGACCATGAGAGCCATCCACGAGAACGTGTGGGTGACAGCCCAGCTCAGGCAGCTGactgacaaacaaaaagagATGCTGGAAGAGAACGATGCCCTGAAGGCCAGAGAGAAGCAGCtcaaaagagaaatggagatcATGGAGCCCCTGCTGAATGAGATGACCAGGAAGAACCTTGGGAATCAAAAG GTGGTGCAGCAGCTGACGGAGAAGTGCAAGCAGATGATTGCGGAGGTTGAGAACTGTAATAGGCGTAAAGAGGCgcaccagcagctgctggatACCCACTCTGCTCTTCAGAAAGGCCACGACGCTCTCAG TCAGAAACACAATTCAGTTATGGACGAACTCGACCGAAAGCGAGCTGAAGCTGAGAGACTGCAGAAAGAGCTCCAAGAGGAGAAGGCTCAGCGAGGAAGAGTCGAGGCAGTTCTTCAGGAGGCGGCCACTGCTTTAGTGGACGCCTTGAGG GAAGTTCCTAAAGAAGAGGATTCAGAAGCACAGGCCCTTGCCCGGCGAGGTCACATGATGCAGAAGCTTCTGGACATTCTGGACAGTGCCGTGGCTATTGGCAATGGTCCCGCCCCCTCTGACTTCATCCCCACAGCAGACCTCACTCAAAAGCCCACAATAAAGCCACGCATGGAAAG CGTAACACTGGATCTGCTGGCCCCAATGCCAAAGCCTTCCTCACAGCTCTCGCACTTCAAAACCGGAGACCTGGGGCTGGTCCCgcggcaaacacacacatgcagcactgtCCTGTCCAAGACAGGACCTCTCACCAAAGGCACACAGCTTTATCTGcaaag GAAACAGCAAAGCCAGAAAAGGACTAAGCCCTTTAAAGCCTTAGCTGAGGGTGAAATGTGTACCTTAAAGCCTGAAGCCTGA
- the LOC113572941 gene encoding spermatid perinuclear RNA-binding protein-like isoform X1: MEETSDNSPGSLASDDRYMLAKHTAVYPSAEELEAVQSLVSVVEGGLKHVSDWLSNSAKASSVIPADPAEPSPKCGGPLVGVVRVGSVSKGLLIKGMMDLELVLLCREKPTRKLLLTICTNLPLQLQKLTEDRHTVQPCIPEAAILVFKSSRPDVLLRVTLTSMQMKNKEPEKGQVENTKVKDPSDLLDPQRCLLALASLRHAKWFQVRVSGKKSCLIVLRILRDICNKRPAWEPLKGWPLELICEKAIATSYRPVGPSEALRRVLGCISSGILLPGGPGLHDPCEKEQKDTLTAMMNDQAELLTQTAQHALRLVAFGQIHKFLQMDRLSPPKSLMEPKSADGEAGTSQKRHCEEETLEESRSKKIKVINISGTNVGSVTAEDKSDCLDKGQALSTSSTNNSTNSPSTKVKSQGPVLTARGKNPVMELNERRRGLSYDLITENGESQQRRFIIEVEVDGQRFRGCGPSKKVAKANAALAAIERLFSANSATSNKRKRPYMKVNPTTANGFSRGKRSVTIPRPLVPLLPTTPAYFSPGYAPYGYGPVVPPPYGGLYFDSALCPPQTIAPVFLHLGPQDFCSDFYV; this comes from the exons ATGGAAGAGACCTCTGAT AATTCTCCTGGATCGTTGGCTAGCGATGACCGTTATATGTTGGCGAAACACACAGCTGTCTACCCATCAGCTGAAGAGCTGGAGGCTGTCCAATCCCTGGTGTCAGTTGTGGAGGGCGGACTTAAGCATGTGTCTGACTGGCTAAGTAATTCCGCCAAAGCCAGTTCCGTTATACCTGCAGACCCTGCAGAACCCAGCCCAAA gtgtggtggGCCACTGGTTGGTGTGGTACGTGTTGGATCAGTGTCCAAGGGCCTCCTCATCAAGGGGATGATGGACTTGGAGCTGGTGTTGCTGTGTCGAGAGAAGCCCACCAGAAAGCTGCTTCTAACCATCTGTACCAACCTGCCCCTACAGCTGCAG AAACTGACGGAGGACAGACACACGGTGCAGCCATGCATTCCAGAGGCAGCTATTCTCGTATTCAAAAGCAGCAGACCTGATGTGCTTCTCAGGGTCACTCTCACCTCAATGCAGATGAAAAACAAGGAGCCAGAGAAAGGCCAAG tggaaaacacaaaagtgaAAGATCCATCTGATCTGCTGGACCCGCAGAGATGCCTGCTTGCACTGGCCTCTCTGCGACATGCCAAATGGTTCCAG GTCAGGGTAAGCGGTAAGAAGTCCTGTCTCATAGTTCTGCGAATTCTCAGGGATATATGCAACAAAAGGCCAGCCTGGGAACCTCTCAAAGGATGG CCACTTGAGCTGATTTGCGAGAAAGCCATCGCCACAAGTTACAGGCCGGTGGGTCCGAGCGAGGCTCTCCGAAGGGTCTTGGGGTGCATTTCATCAGGCATCTTGCTTCCAG GTGGTCCTGGACTGCATGATCCGTGTGAAAAAGAGCAGAAGGACACTTTGACGGCCATGATGAACGATCAAGCAGAGCTTCTTACCCAGACCGCACAG CATGCGTTAAGGCTAGTTGCTTTTGGCCAGATTCACAAGTTCCTACAGATGGATCGTCTTTCTCCACCTAAATCCCTAATGGAGCCAAAATCAGCAGATGGAGAAG CAGGGACATCTCAGAAAAGACACTGTGAGGAGGAGACGCTAGAAGAATCCAGAAGCAAGAAGATTAAAGTTATCAACA TCTCAGGTACTAATGTTGGCTCAGTGACTGCTGAGGACAAATCGGATTGTTTGGACAAGGGGCAGGCTCTGTCCACAAGCTCTACTAATAACTCTACAAATAGCCCTTCTACCAAG GTTAAGAGTCAGGGTCCTGTCCTTACAGCCAGGGGTAAAAACCCAGTAATGGAACtgaatgagagaaggagaggtcTGTCGTATGACCTCATCACAGAGAATGGTGAGAGCCAACAGAGGCGCTTCATCATCGAG GTGGAAGTGGATGGACAGAGGTTCCGAGGATGCGGACCTAGTAAAAAGGTCGCAAAGGCAAACGCAGCTCTGGCAGCGATAGAAAGGCTCTTCTCAGCAAACAGTGCTACCAGCAACAAAAGGAAAAGGCCCTACATGAAG GTGAATCCAACCACAGCAAATGGGTTTTCTAGAGGGAAGAGAAGTGTGACAATACCAAGGCCACTAGTTCCCCTTCTACCTACTACTCCTGCTTACTTTAGTCCAG GCTATGCCCCTTATGGTTATGGTCCAGTAGTGCCACCACCATACG GTGGTCTGTACTTTGACAGTGCCCTTTGCCCTCCGCAGACCATCGCTCCAGTTTTTCTTCACCTTGGCCCGCAAGACTTCTGTTCCGATTTTTACGTTTAA
- the LOC113572941 gene encoding spermatid perinuclear RNA-binding protein-like isoform X2: MEETSDNSPGSLASDDRYMLAKHTAVYPSAEELEAVQSLVSVVEGGLKHVSDWLSNSAKASSVIPADPAEPSPKCGGPLVGVVRVGSVSKGLLIKGMMDLELVLLCREKPTRKLLLTICTNLPLQLQKLTEDRHTVQPCIPEAAILVFKSSRPDVLLRVTLTSMQMKNKEPEKGQVENTKVKDPSDLLDPQRCLLALASLRHAKWFQVRVSGKKSCLIVLRILRDICNKRPAWEPLKGWPLELICEKAIATSYRPVGPSEALRRVLGCISSGILLPGGPGLHDPCEKEQKDTLTAMMNDQAELLTQTAQHALRLVAFGQIHKFLQMDRLSPPKSLMEPKSADGEAGTSQKRHCEEETLEESRSKKIKVINSTNVGSVTAEDKSDCLDKGQALSTSSTNNSTNSPSTKVKSQGPVLTARGKNPVMELNERRRGLSYDLITENGESQQRRFIIEVEVDGQRFRGCGPSKKVAKANAALAAIERLFSANSATSNKRKRPYMKVNPTTANGFSRGKRSVTIPRPLVPLLPTTPAYFSPGYAPYGYGPVVPPPYGGLYFDSALCPPQTIAPVFLHLGPQDFCSDFYV; this comes from the exons ATGGAAGAGACCTCTGAT AATTCTCCTGGATCGTTGGCTAGCGATGACCGTTATATGTTGGCGAAACACACAGCTGTCTACCCATCAGCTGAAGAGCTGGAGGCTGTCCAATCCCTGGTGTCAGTTGTGGAGGGCGGACTTAAGCATGTGTCTGACTGGCTAAGTAATTCCGCCAAAGCCAGTTCCGTTATACCTGCAGACCCTGCAGAACCCAGCCCAAA gtgtggtggGCCACTGGTTGGTGTGGTACGTGTTGGATCAGTGTCCAAGGGCCTCCTCATCAAGGGGATGATGGACTTGGAGCTGGTGTTGCTGTGTCGAGAGAAGCCCACCAGAAAGCTGCTTCTAACCATCTGTACCAACCTGCCCCTACAGCTGCAG AAACTGACGGAGGACAGACACACGGTGCAGCCATGCATTCCAGAGGCAGCTATTCTCGTATTCAAAAGCAGCAGACCTGATGTGCTTCTCAGGGTCACTCTCACCTCAATGCAGATGAAAAACAAGGAGCCAGAGAAAGGCCAAG tggaaaacacaaaagtgaAAGATCCATCTGATCTGCTGGACCCGCAGAGATGCCTGCTTGCACTGGCCTCTCTGCGACATGCCAAATGGTTCCAG GTCAGGGTAAGCGGTAAGAAGTCCTGTCTCATAGTTCTGCGAATTCTCAGGGATATATGCAACAAAAGGCCAGCCTGGGAACCTCTCAAAGGATGG CCACTTGAGCTGATTTGCGAGAAAGCCATCGCCACAAGTTACAGGCCGGTGGGTCCGAGCGAGGCTCTCCGAAGGGTCTTGGGGTGCATTTCATCAGGCATCTTGCTTCCAG GTGGTCCTGGACTGCATGATCCGTGTGAAAAAGAGCAGAAGGACACTTTGACGGCCATGATGAACGATCAAGCAGAGCTTCTTACCCAGACCGCACAG CATGCGTTAAGGCTAGTTGCTTTTGGCCAGATTCACAAGTTCCTACAGATGGATCGTCTTTCTCCACCTAAATCCCTAATGGAGCCAAAATCAGCAGATGGAGAAG CAGGGACATCTCAGAAAAGACACTGTGAGGAGGAGACGCTAGAAGAATCCAGAAGCAAGAAGATTAAAGTTATCAACA GTACTAATGTTGGCTCAGTGACTGCTGAGGACAAATCGGATTGTTTGGACAAGGGGCAGGCTCTGTCCACAAGCTCTACTAATAACTCTACAAATAGCCCTTCTACCAAG GTTAAGAGTCAGGGTCCTGTCCTTACAGCCAGGGGTAAAAACCCAGTAATGGAACtgaatgagagaaggagaggtcTGTCGTATGACCTCATCACAGAGAATGGTGAGAGCCAACAGAGGCGCTTCATCATCGAG GTGGAAGTGGATGGACAGAGGTTCCGAGGATGCGGACCTAGTAAAAAGGTCGCAAAGGCAAACGCAGCTCTGGCAGCGATAGAAAGGCTCTTCTCAGCAAACAGTGCTACCAGCAACAAAAGGAAAAGGCCCTACATGAAG GTGAATCCAACCACAGCAAATGGGTTTTCTAGAGGGAAGAGAAGTGTGACAATACCAAGGCCACTAGTTCCCCTTCTACCTACTACTCCTGCTTACTTTAGTCCAG GCTATGCCCCTTATGGTTATGGTCCAGTAGTGCCACCACCATACG GTGGTCTGTACTTTGACAGTGCCCTTTGCCCTCCGCAGACCATCGCTCCAGTTTTTCTTCACCTTGGCCCGCAAGACTTCTGTTCCGATTTTTACGTTTAA